The following proteins are co-located in the Streptomyces sp. NBC_01198 genome:
- a CDS encoding CU044_5270 family protein, with product MDELTAVRELRADAPTPDAGRLAAGRRRLMSEITATGTRTAGRRLWRGNGAAGAGGVPERARRNGLVALTATAVVAVLLVAGVLMQGAGRPRPAGVAAPPATAAARLLSNAAATVAATPSKQPGPNQWLYTRAVFCQGTGTWCTTTDSWVRYRDGLRADVPDPAEDGTPPKKIEEDTARDEFGARPRIDRAWLASLPAEPHAALKQIDSKDLGWPFPAPASHKSPEYQFRRVLDILQVTQPTPPKYAAALYRALAVIPGVEIHTGLLKDAAGREGLGIGIRGGNGEYLVLDPVTYAYRGLNWDLRGSEPLLRTYALRSAGVVDHVGQVPGGPIPPASSIVPPRKAPDPKVPKRNATKGPVSSSPPSVLHNFAG from the coding sequence ATGGATGAGCTGACCGCGGTACGCGAACTGCGTGCCGACGCCCCCACCCCGGACGCCGGACGGCTCGCGGCCGGGCGCCGTCGCCTGATGTCGGAGATCACCGCCACCGGGACCCGCACCGCCGGGCGGCGTCTGTGGCGCGGGAACGGAGCGGCCGGCGCCGGCGGCGTGCCCGAGCGCGCCCGCCGCAACGGCCTGGTGGCGCTGACGGCCACCGCGGTCGTCGCGGTGCTGCTCGTCGCCGGGGTGCTCATGCAGGGCGCCGGGAGACCGCGTCCCGCGGGCGTCGCGGCGCCGCCGGCGACCGCGGCCGCCCGCCTGCTCTCGAACGCCGCCGCGACGGTCGCCGCGACTCCGTCCAAGCAGCCGGGCCCGAACCAGTGGCTGTACACCCGCGCCGTCTTCTGCCAGGGGACCGGGACGTGGTGCACCACCACGGACAGCTGGGTCCGCTACCGCGACGGCCTGCGGGCGGACGTCCCCGACCCGGCCGAGGACGGCACGCCGCCGAAGAAGATCGAGGAGGACACGGCCAGGGACGAGTTCGGCGCGCGTCCGCGGATCGACCGCGCCTGGCTGGCGTCGCTGCCCGCGGAGCCGCACGCGGCGCTCAAGCAGATCGACTCCAAGGATCTGGGATGGCCGTTCCCGGCCCCGGCCTCCCACAAGTCGCCGGAATACCAGTTCCGCAGGGTCCTCGACATCCTGCAGGTCACCCAGCCGACGCCGCCGAAATACGCCGCCGCGCTCTACCGTGCCCTCGCGGTGATCCCGGGGGTCGAGATCCACACCGGACTGCTGAAGGACGCCGCCGGACGGGAAGGTCTGGGGATCGGCATCCGCGGCGGGAACGGGGAGTATCTGGTGCTCGACCCGGTGACCTACGCCTACCGCGGCCTGAACTGGGACCTGCGCGGGTCGGAGCCGCTGCTCAGGACCTACGCGCTGAGGTCCGCCGGCGTCGTGGACCACGTCGGGCAGGTGCCGGGCGGCCCGATTCCGCCGGCCTCCTCGATCGTGCCCCCGCGAAAGGCGCCGGACCCGAAGGTGCCCAAGCGCAACGCGACCAAGGGGCCGGTGTCCTCGTCCCCGCCGTCCGTCCTGCACAACTTCGCCGGCTGA
- a CDS encoding DUF3107 domain-containing protein gives MEVKIGVQHAPREISIESAQSAAEVEKAVAEALSGDAKLLSLEDEHGRKVLIPADRLAYVEIGEPAARRVGFGAAL, from the coding sequence GTGGAGGTCAAGATCGGCGTGCAGCACGCGCCGCGCGAGATCAGCATCGAGAGCGCGCAGTCGGCGGCCGAAGTCGAGAAGGCCGTCGCCGAGGCGCTGAGCGGTGACGCGAAGCTGCTGTCCCTGGAGGACGAGCACGGCCGCAAGGTGCTCATCCCCGCGGACCGGCTGGCGTACGTCGAGATCGGTGAGCCGGCCGCCCGCAGGGTCGGGTTCGGCGCCGCTCTCTGA
- a CDS encoding alpha/beta fold hydrolase, which translates to MSRPTTLALPEHTTSHRLDTSRGSFAVLDTAPAPDAPAQHGTALLVPGFTGSKEDFLDLLAPLSAAGFRVVAVDGRGQHESGGPRDEAAYAQRELAADVVAQGAALAARGDGRPLHLLGHSLGGQIVRAAVLAGGQEAWASLTLMSSGPAEVAPEQQVRTQLLIDHLPTMDMETAWQAMRALDADREGVPATPAWLDDFLHRRWVTTVPEQLIATARQLMAEPDRVAELAAVALPKLVLSGEVDYAWPIPLLDVMAERLGARRVVIKGAEHSPNAERPAETASALIAFWAGEGAPGEK; encoded by the coding sequence ATGAGCCGACCGACCACCCTGGCCCTGCCGGAGCACACCACATCCCACCGGCTGGACACCTCCCGCGGGTCGTTCGCGGTCCTGGACACCGCTCCCGCACCCGACGCGCCCGCGCAGCACGGCACCGCACTCCTCGTCCCCGGGTTCACCGGCAGCAAGGAGGACTTCCTCGACCTGCTGGCGCCGCTGTCCGCGGCCGGCTTCCGGGTCGTCGCGGTCGACGGCCGCGGCCAGCACGAGTCGGGCGGTCCGCGTGACGAGGCCGCGTACGCCCAGCGGGAGCTCGCCGCGGACGTCGTCGCGCAGGGCGCGGCGCTGGCCGCCCGGGGTGACGGGCGCCCGCTGCATCTGCTGGGCCACTCGCTCGGCGGCCAGATCGTCCGGGCGGCGGTGCTGGCCGGCGGCCAGGAAGCGTGGGCGTCGCTGACGCTGATGAGCTCGGGACCCGCCGAGGTGGCCCCGGAGCAGCAGGTCAGGACCCAGCTGCTGATCGACCACCTGCCGACGATGGACATGGAGACGGCCTGGCAGGCGATGCGCGCGCTGGACGCCGACCGCGAGGGCGTCCCCGCGACCCCGGCCTGGCTCGACGACTTCCTGCACCGCCGCTGGGTGACCACCGTGCCCGAACAGCTGATCGCCACGGCACGCCAGTTGATGGCGGAACCCGACCGGGTCGCCGAACTTGCCGCCGTGGCGCTGCCGAAGCTCGTACTGTCCGGTGAGGTGGACTACGCCTGGCCGATCCCGCTGCTCGACGTGATGGCGGAACGGCTGGGCGCCCGGCGCGTCGTGATCAAGGGCGCGGAGCACTCCCCCAACGCCGAGCGGCCGGCCGAGACGGCCTCCGCCCTCATCGCGTTCTGGGCCGGCGAGGGTGCGCCCGGCGAGAAGTAG
- a CDS encoding RNA polymerase sigma factor, with the protein MTAAPLWPSPPAEPAGAGDDDDAQLIVRSRARPEVFAGLYDRHAPGLHRYVTRRLGRDLADDVVGETFLIAFRGREDYDISRPQARPWLYGIAANLISRHRRSELRAYRALARSGADPVALTYATDPDAVDGRLVAQAAGAALAAALRALSDGDRHVLLLVAWEDFSYAEVADALGIPIGTVRSRLNRARRKMRSALGDTHPVYAPEGDHHG; encoded by the coding sequence ATGACCGCCGCACCCCTCTGGCCCTCGCCACCCGCTGAACCCGCCGGGGCAGGCGATGACGACGACGCCCAGCTGATCGTCCGGTCCCGCGCCCGCCCCGAGGTCTTCGCCGGGCTCTACGACCGGCACGCCCCGGGGCTGCACCGCTATGTCACCCGGCGGCTCGGCCGCGACCTGGCCGACGACGTGGTCGGCGAGACCTTTCTGATCGCCTTCCGCGGCCGGGAGGACTACGACATCAGCCGCCCGCAGGCCCGCCCGTGGCTCTACGGCATCGCGGCGAACCTGATCAGCAGGCACCGCAGGAGCGAGCTGCGCGCCTACCGCGCCCTGGCCAGATCGGGCGCGGACCCGGTCGCCCTGACCTACGCGACCGACCCGGACGCCGTCGACGGCCGTCTCGTGGCACAGGCCGCCGGCGCCGCCCTCGCGGCCGCGCTGCGCGCGCTGTCCGACGGCGACCGGCACGTCCTGCTGCTGGTCGCCTGGGAGGACTTCAGCTACGCGGAGGTCGCCGACGCCCTCGGCATCCCGATCGGCACCGTCCGCTCCCGCCTGAACCGCGCGCGCAGGAAGATGCGCTCCGCACTCGGCGACACCCATCCCGTCTACGCCCCGGAAGGGGACCACCATGGATGA
- a CDS encoding DEAD/DEAH box helicase: MPRLTEEASILSTITFRSLGILNETAEALEAVGITTPFPIQEMTLPVALAGNDVIGQAKTGTGKTLGFGLPLLESVTVPADVEAGRATPEQLTDTPQALVVVPTRELCQQVTNDLLTAGKVRAVRVLAIYGGRAYEPQVEALKKGVDVVVGTPGRLLDLAGQKKISLRHVRTLVLDEADEMLDLGFLPDVEKIMGMLPVKRQTMLFSATMPGAVINLARRYMSQPTHIRATAPDDEGATVRNTTQHVFRAHSMDKPELVSRILQADGRGLAMIFCRTKRTAADVAEQLEKRGFASGAVHGDLGQGAREQALRAFRNGKVDVLVCTDVAARGIDVEGVTHVINYQTPEDEKTYLHRIGRTGRAGASGTAITLVDWDDIPRWQLINKALDLSFNDPEETYSTSAHLFELLGIPAGTKGILPRAERTRAGLDAEEVEDLGETGGRGARGRRPAGGGRSGPAAAPAEERPARTRTPRQRRRTRGGESGQTVPAPAEAAESATAVSAPEAEGQSGPRTPRRRRRTRNGAGAAVTPLAGTAEEPAAAEVVAAAEVEVVAEPAEAAPKTPRRRTRKAVAAPAETVAPAGSPAEVVAEAQAADAGVAEPAPRRRTRKAAAEVPAPAAAPEADAAVTEEAPKRRRTRKAAADVPAPAAAPEADTAAVAEAPKRRRTRKAVAEVPAPAVAAEETVVKAPRRRTRKAVAEVPAALADES, encoded by the coding sequence GTGCCGCGTCTCACAGAAGAGGCAAGCATCCTGTCCACCATCACCTTCCGCAGTCTCGGGATCCTCAACGAGACCGCCGAGGCCCTTGAGGCCGTCGGCATCACCACTCCCTTCCCGATCCAGGAGATGACGCTCCCGGTCGCCCTCGCGGGCAACGACGTCATCGGCCAGGCCAAGACCGGCACCGGCAAGACGCTGGGCTTCGGCCTGCCGCTGCTGGAGTCGGTCACCGTGCCCGCCGACGTCGAAGCCGGGCGCGCCACGCCCGAGCAGCTGACCGACACGCCGCAGGCCCTGGTCGTCGTCCCCACCCGCGAGCTGTGCCAGCAGGTCACCAACGACCTGCTGACCGCCGGCAAGGTCCGCGCCGTCCGGGTGCTCGCCATCTACGGCGGCCGGGCCTACGAACCGCAGGTCGAAGCGCTCAAGAAGGGCGTCGACGTGGTCGTCGGCACCCCGGGCCGGCTGCTGGACCTGGCCGGCCAGAAGAAGATCAGTCTGCGCCATGTGCGCACCCTGGTCCTCGACGAGGCCGACGAGATGCTCGACCTGGGCTTCCTGCCCGACGTCGAGAAGATCATGGGCATGCTGCCGGTGAAGCGGCAGACGATGCTGTTCTCGGCGACCATGCCCGGCGCGGTCATCAACCTGGCCCGCCGGTACATGTCGCAGCCGACCCACATCCGCGCGACCGCACCCGACGACGAGGGCGCGACGGTCAGGAACACCACCCAGCACGTCTTCCGCGCCCACTCGATGGACAAGCCGGAGCTGGTCTCCCGCATCCTGCAGGCCGACGGCCGCGGGCTGGCGATGATCTTCTGCCGCACCAAGCGGACCGCGGCCGACGTGGCCGAGCAGCTGGAGAAGCGCGGCTTCGCCTCCGGCGCGGTGCACGGCGACCTCGGCCAGGGCGCCCGCGAGCAGGCGCTGCGCGCCTTCCGCAACGGCAAGGTCGACGTGCTGGTGTGCACCGACGTGGCCGCCCGCGGCATCGACGTCGAAGGCGTCACCCACGTGATCAACTACCAGACGCCCGAGGACGAGAAGACCTACCTGCACCGCATCGGCCGCACCGGCCGCGCGGGAGCGTCGGGTACGGCGATCACGCTGGTCGACTGGGACGACATCCCACGCTGGCAGCTGATCAACAAGGCGCTCGACCTGTCGTTCAACGACCCGGAGGAGACCTACTCGACCTCCGCGCACCTGTTCGAGCTGCTCGGCATCCCGGCCGGCACGAAGGGGATACTGCCCCGGGCTGAACGGACCAGGGCGGGACTCGACGCCGAAGAGGTCGAGGACCTCGGCGAGACCGGCGGGCGCGGCGCCCGCGGCCGCCGTCCCGCGGGCGGCGGGCGTTCCGGACCTGCCGCGGCTCCGGCCGAGGAGCGCCCGGCCCGCACCCGGACCCCGCGGCAGCGCCGCAGGACCCGTGGCGGCGAGTCGGGGCAGACCGTGCCGGCACCCGCCGAGGCCGCCGAGTCGGCGACCGCGGTGTCGGCGCCGGAGGCCGAGGGCCAGAGCGGCCCCCGGACCCCCCGCCGCCGGCGCAGGACCCGTAACGGTGCCGGTGCCGCGGTGACCCCGCTGGCCGGGACCGCCGAGGAGCCGGCCGCCGCTGAGGTCGTGGCGGCCGCCGAGGTGGAGGTCGTGGCAGAGCCCGCCGAGGCCGCGCCCAAGACCCCCCGCCGCCGTACGCGCAAGGCGGTCGCGGCTCCGGCCGAGACCGTCGCCCCGGCCGGGAGCCCGGCCGAGGTCGTCGCCGAGGCGCAGGCCGCCGACGCGGGCGTGGCCGAGCCGGCGCCCCGCCGCAGGACCCGCAAGGCCGCCGCCGAGGTGCCCGCACCGGCCGCCGCGCCGGAGGCCGACGCCGCGGTGACGGAGGAGGCCCCCAAGCGCCGCCGTACCCGCAAGGCCGCCGCCGACGTACCGGCCCCGGCCGCCGCGCCGGAGGCGGACACCGCCGCCGTGGCCGAAGCGCCGAAGCGCCGCCGTACGCGCAAGGCGGTCGCCGAGGTGCCCGCGCCCGCGGTCGCCGCCGAGGAGACCGTGGTGAAGGCGCCGCGCCGGCGTACGCGCAAGGCGGTCGCCGAGGTGCCCGCCGCGCTGGCCGACGAGAGCTGA
- a CDS encoding MarC family protein: MFDVTLFGSVFFTLFVIMDPPGITPIFLALTSGRAAKVQRRMALQAASVAFGVIAVFGICGQQILDYLHVSVPALRIAGGLLLLLIALDLLTGKADEPTQTKDVNVALVPLGMPLLAGPGAIVTVILAVQHADGVAQQTSVWLAIVAMHAVLWLTMRYSLAIIRVIKEGGVVLVTRLSGMLLSAIAVQSVANGVIGFVHGQG; this comes from the coding sequence ATGTTCGACGTCACCCTCTTCGGCTCCGTTTTCTTCACGCTGTTCGTAATCATGGACCCGCCCGGCATCACGCCGATCTTCCTCGCGCTGACCTCCGGGCGGGCGGCCAAAGTGCAGCGGCGGATGGCGTTGCAGGCCGCGAGCGTGGCCTTCGGGGTGATCGCGGTGTTCGGGATATGCGGGCAGCAGATCCTGGACTACCTGCATGTGTCGGTGCCCGCGCTGCGGATAGCCGGCGGGCTGCTGCTCCTGCTGATCGCGCTCGACCTGCTGACCGGCAAGGCGGACGAGCCGACGCAGACCAAGGACGTCAACGTGGCGCTGGTGCCGCTGGGGATGCCGCTGCTCGCCGGTCCGGGCGCCATAGTGACGGTGATCCTGGCGGTGCAGCACGCGGACGGGGTCGCCCAGCAGACGTCCGTGTGGCTGGCCATCGTCGCGATGCACGCGGTGCTGTGGCTGACGATGCGCTACTCGCTGGCGATCATCCGGGTGATCAAGGAGGGCGGCGTGGTGCTGGTGACCCGGCTGTCCGGGATGCTGCTGTCGGCGATCGCCGTGCAGTCCGTCGCCAACGGCGTCATCGGCTTCGTCCACGGCCAGGGCTGA
- a CDS encoding ferritin-like fold-containing protein: METPDDTTTPAPETAAPATGIAAQDWTSASADPRYRAAVVDLLGALAYGELAAFERLAEDAKLAPTLEDKAELAAMAAAEFHHFQRLRDRLTEVGESANLAMEPFGAALDEFHRQTAPSDWLEGLVKAYVGDSIASDFYREVAARLDTDTRTLVLAVLDDTGHASFAVGKVRAAIEAEPRVGGRLALWARRLMGEALSQAQRVVADRDALSTMLVGGVADGFDLAEVGRMFSRITEAHTKRMAALGLAA; the protein is encoded by the coding sequence ATGGAGACGCCTGACGACACCACCACGCCCGCACCCGAGACCGCCGCGCCGGCCACCGGGATCGCCGCCCAGGACTGGACGTCCGCGTCCGCGGACCCGCGCTACCGGGCCGCGGTGGTCGATCTGCTGGGCGCGCTGGCGTACGGCGAGCTGGCCGCGTTCGAGCGGCTCGCGGAGGACGCGAAACTCGCGCCCACCCTGGAGGACAAGGCGGAGCTCGCGGCGATGGCGGCCGCCGAATTCCACCACTTCCAGCGGCTGCGCGACCGGCTCACCGAGGTCGGCGAGTCGGCGAACCTCGCGATGGAGCCCTTCGGTGCGGCGCTGGACGAGTTCCACCGCCAGACGGCACCGTCGGACTGGCTCGAAGGCCTGGTCAAGGCCTATGTCGGCGACTCGATCGCGTCCGACTTCTACCGTGAGGTCGCGGCCAGGCTGGACACCGACACCCGCACCCTGGTGCTCGCGGTGCTCGACGACACCGGGCACGCCAGTTTCGCGGTGGGCAAGGTGCGCGCCGCGATCGAGGCCGAGCCGCGGGTCGGCGGCCGGCTCGCGCTGTGGGCGCGGCGGCTGATGGGCGAGGCGCTGTCGCAGGCGCAGCGGGTCGTCGCCGACCGGGACGCGCTGTCCACGATGCTCGTGGGCGGTGTCGCCGACGGCTTCGACCTGGCCGAGGTCGGCCGGATGTTCTCCCGCATCACCGAGGCCCACACCAAGCGCATGGCGGCCCTGGGCCTGGCCGCGTAA
- a CDS encoding TetR/AcrR family transcriptional regulator, translating into MTAIEQTQARPRGTRLPRRARREQLLGAAQEVFVAQGYHSAAMDDIAERAGVSKPVLYQHFPGKLELYLALLDQHCESLLQSVRGALASTTDNKKRVEATMDAYFAYVEDEGGAFRLVFESDLTNEPAVRERVDKVAMQCAEAISEVIAEDTGLSRDQSMLLAVGLGGVSQVVARYWLASRSEVPRDTAVQLLTSLAWRGIAGFPLHGAEGGGTGQHL; encoded by the coding sequence GTGACAGCCATCGAGCAGACTCAGGCACGACCACGCGGCACGCGCCTGCCCCGCAGGGCCCGACGCGAGCAGTTGCTGGGGGCCGCCCAGGAGGTCTTCGTCGCGCAGGGCTACCACTCGGCCGCGATGGATGACATCGCCGAGCGGGCCGGCGTCAGCAAACCGGTGCTCTACCAGCACTTCCCCGGCAAGCTCGAACTGTATCTCGCACTGCTCGACCAGCACTGCGAGTCACTGCTGCAGTCGGTGCGCGGGGCACTGGCGTCGACCACGGACAACAAGAAGCGCGTCGAGGCGACGATGGACGCGTATTTCGCCTACGTCGAGGACGAGGGCGGCGCCTTCCGGCTGGTCTTCGAATCCGACCTGACCAACGAGCCGGCGGTCAGGGAGCGGGTCGACAAGGTCGCGATGCAGTGCGCCGAGGCGATCAGCGAGGTCATCGCGGAGGACACCGGCCTGTCCCGTGACCAGTCGATGCTGCTCGCGGTCGGCCTCGGCGGCGTCTCCCAGGTGGTGGCGCGCTACTGGCTGGCCAGCCGCAGCGAGGTGCCCAGGGACACCGCGGTGCAGCTGCTGACGTCGCTGGCATGGCGCGGTATCGCCGGTTTCCCGCTGCACGGCGCCGAGGGCGGCGGCACCGGCCAGCACCTCTGA